A genomic stretch from Setaria italica strain Yugu1 chromosome VII, Setaria_italica_v2.0, whole genome shotgun sequence includes:
- the LOC101785185 gene encoding aquaporin PIP1-1, producing MEGKEEDVRLGANKYSERQPIGTAAQGSDDKDYKEPPPAPLFEPGELKSWSFYRAGIAEFVATFLFLYISILTVMGVSKSQSKCATVGIQGIAWSFGGMIFALVYCTAGISGGHINPAVTFGLFLARKLSLTRAVFYMIMQCLGAICGAGVVKGFQQGLYMGNGGGANMVAAGYTKGDGLGAEIVGTFILVYTVFSATDAKRNARDSHVPILAPLPIGFAVFLVHLATIPITGTGINPARSLGAAVIYNRRQAWDDHWIFWVGPFIGAALAAIYHQVVIRAIPFKSRS from the exons ATGGAGGGCAAGGAGGAGGACGTTCGCCTGGGCGCCAACAAGTACTCGGAGCGCCAGCCCATCGGCACGGCGGCGCAGGGCAGCGATGACAAGGACTACAAGGAGCCCCCTCCGGCGCCGCTGTTCGAGCCCGGGGAGCTCAAGTCCTGGTCCTTCTACCGCGCCGGCATCGCCGAGTTCGTCGccaccttcctcttcctctacaTCAGCATCCTCACCGTCATGGGCGTCAGCAAGTCCCAGTCCAAGTGCGCCACCGTCGGCATCCAGGGCATCGCCTGGTCCTTCGGCGGCATGATCTTCGCCCTCGTCTACTGCACCGCCGGCATCTCCG GCGGGCACATCAACCCGGCGGTGACCTTCGGGCTGTTCCTGGCGAGGAAACTGTCGTTGACCAGGGCCGTCTTCTACATGATCATGCAGTGCCTGGGCGCCAtctgcggcgccggcgtcgtcaAGGGCTTCCAGCAGGGGCTGTACAtgggcaacggcggcggcgccaacaTGGTCGCGGCTGGCTACACCAAGGGCGACGGCCTCGGCGCTGAGATCGTCGGCACCTTCATCCTCGTCTACACCGTCTTCTCCGCCACCGACGCCAAGAGGAACGCCAGGGACTCCCACGTCCCG ATCCTTGCCCCGCTGCCAATTGGGTTCGCCGTGTTCCTGGTCCACCTGGCCACCATCCCCATCACCGGCACCGGCATCAACCCGGCGAGGAGCCTTGGCGCCGCCGTCATCTACAACAGGCGCCAAGCCTGGGATGACCAC TGGATCTTCTGGGTCGGCCCCTTCATCGGCGCTGCCCTGGCTGCCATCTACCACCAGGTGGTCATCAGGGCGATCCCGTTCAAGAGCAGGTCttaa